A single window of Oerskovia paurometabola DNA harbors:
- the carA gene encoding glutamine-hydrolyzing carbamoyl-phosphate synthase small subunit — protein MSISTPSTDALDTDRTAVLVLEDGTTLTGRAYGARGTTFGEIVFNTGMTGYQETLTDPSYHRQIVVMTAPHIGNTGVNDDDPESRKIWVSGFVVRDPARRPSNWRSAGSLTDELVEQGIVGISDVDTRALTRHLRDRGVMRAGVFSGGALVRDGYLRPTEELVELVRSAPAMAGADLAREVSTPTAYVVEPSGEFAGKEPLKTVVAVDLGIKSMTPQRLSERGIRVHVVPSWSTIEDVLALDPDGVFFSNGPGDPSAATHEVTLLREVLDRRLPYFGICFGNQILGRALGFGTYKLAYGHRGINQPVMDLATRKVEITSQNHGFAVDAPIGEQATAPHDGGRYGRVVVSHIGLNDDVVEGLECLDIPAFSVQYHPEAAAGPHDAAYLFDRFLDLMTSGAASAAGLSAATPQTSAKEN, from the coding sequence GTGAGCATCTCGACCCCCAGCACGGACGCCCTGGACACCGACCGGACCGCGGTCCTGGTCCTCGAGGACGGGACGACCCTGACCGGTCGCGCCTACGGGGCCCGTGGCACGACGTTCGGCGAGATCGTCTTCAACACCGGCATGACCGGCTACCAGGAGACGCTGACCGACCCGTCCTACCACCGGCAGATCGTCGTCATGACGGCCCCCCACATCGGGAACACCGGCGTGAACGACGACGACCCCGAGTCCCGCAAGATCTGGGTCAGCGGGTTCGTGGTGCGCGACCCCGCGCGCCGCCCGTCGAACTGGCGCTCGGCCGGCTCCCTGACCGACGAGCTCGTCGAGCAGGGGATCGTGGGGATCAGCGACGTCGACACGCGCGCGCTGACCCGTCACCTGCGCGACCGCGGCGTGATGCGCGCCGGTGTCTTCTCGGGCGGCGCGCTGGTGCGCGACGGCTACCTGCGCCCGACCGAGGAGCTCGTCGAGCTCGTCCGCTCGGCCCCCGCGATGGCCGGGGCGGACCTGGCCCGCGAGGTCAGCACCCCCACGGCCTACGTGGTCGAGCCCTCGGGGGAGTTCGCCGGCAAGGAGCCGCTCAAGACGGTCGTGGCGGTGGACCTCGGTATCAAGTCGATGACCCCCCAGCGCCTGTCGGAGCGCGGCATCCGGGTGCACGTCGTGCCCTCGTGGTCCACGATCGAGGACGTCCTGGCCCTCGACCCGGACGGCGTGTTCTTCTCGAACGGCCCGGGCGACCCGAGCGCCGCGACGCACGAGGTCACGCTGCTGCGCGAGGTCCTCGACCGCCGTCTGCCGTACTTCGGCATCTGCTTCGGCAACCAGATCCTGGGTCGCGCGCTGGGCTTCGGCACGTACAAGCTCGCGTACGGCCACCGCGGCATCAACCAGCCCGTGATGGACCTCGCCACGCGCAAGGTCGAGATCACGTCCCAGAACCACGGCTTCGCGGTCGACGCCCCCATCGGGGAGCAGGCGACCGCACCGCACGACGGCGGCCGCTACGGCCGTGTCGTCGTCTCGCACATCGGGCTCAACGACGACGTGGTGGAGGGCCTCGAGTGCCTCGACATCCCCGCGTTCTCGGTCCAGTACCACCCGGAGGCAGCCGCCGGCCCGCACGACGCCGCCTACCTCTTCGACCGCTTCCTCGACCTCATGACGTCCGGCGCGGCCTCTGCCGCCGGCCTCTCGGCCGCCACGCCGCAGACGTCCGCAAAGGAGAACTGA
- a CDS encoding PH-like domain-containing protein, with the protein MNLPLPVAVGIWVVIGLVLLAVVFVGLKRLTTRTAQTVPAPPAVPDGDLGEVVAGPFTAVYVSSTLAGDWLARVGAHRLGFRSNATVTVHRAGVLIARQGAPDLFLAASALEGVTLAPGMAGKYVGQDGLVVLTWTVPAAGQAPATRLDTGLRTQLAPDRATLLNAVRELLPAADSAPNDDSKEPQQ; encoded by the coding sequence GTGAACCTCCCCCTGCCCGTCGCGGTCGGCATCTGGGTCGTCATCGGCCTGGTCCTGCTCGCCGTCGTCTTCGTGGGCCTCAAGCGTCTGACGACCCGCACGGCCCAGACCGTCCCGGCCCCGCCCGCGGTCCCGGACGGCGACCTCGGCGAGGTCGTCGCGGGGCCGTTCACCGCGGTCTACGTGTCGAGCACGCTCGCGGGGGACTGGCTCGCCCGCGTCGGCGCGCACCGCCTCGGCTTCCGGTCGAACGCGACCGTGACCGTGCACCGGGCAGGCGTGCTGATCGCCCGTCAGGGAGCCCCGGACCTGTTCCTGGCCGCGAGCGCCCTCGAGGGCGTGACGCTGGCCCCGGGCATGGCGGGCAAGTACGTCGGGCAGGACGGCCTGGTCGTGCTGACGTGGACCGTGCCGGCCGCCGGCCAGGCACCGGCCACCCGCTTGGATACTGGACTCCGGACCCAGCTCGCCCCGGACCGTGCCACCCTCCTGAACGCAGTCCGCGAGCTTCTTCCCGCCGCCGACAGCGCACCGAACGACGACTCGAAGGAGCCGCAGCAGTGA
- a CDS encoding dihydroorotase produces the protein MSEQTTNPTYVLQGAAPLGGDPVDLVLAGGVISEVRAANSPVADDETAVDATGLVALPGLVDLHTHLREPGREDAETIVSGTRAAAVGGFTAVHAMANTTPVADTAGVVEQVWRIGRDAGWVDVHPVGAVSVGLEGHQLAEIGAMADSAARVRVFSDDGKCVWDPILMRRALEYVKAFDGVVAQHAQEPRLTEGAQMNEGVVSAELGLAGWPAVAEEAIIARDVLLAEHVGSRLHVCHLSTAGSVEIVRWAKGRGIDVTAEVTPHHLVLTDELARDYDPTFKVNPPLRTAADVEAVRQGLADGTIDIVATDHAPHTREDKDCEWAAAAFGMTGLETALSVVQQTMVDSGRMTWADVARVLSAAPARIGRIDEGPTAQGRPLEVGEPANVVLVDPAARRVVDGRSQATASTNTPFHGYELPGRVVATFLRGRATVLDGAPVEQVAEVRS, from the coding sequence ATGAGCGAGCAGACCACGAACCCCACCTACGTCCTGCAGGGCGCGGCCCCGCTGGGCGGCGACCCGGTCGACCTCGTCCTCGCGGGCGGCGTCATCTCCGAGGTCCGCGCGGCGAACAGCCCCGTCGCGGACGACGAGACGGCCGTCGACGCGACCGGCCTGGTCGCCCTGCCCGGCCTCGTCGACCTGCACACGCACCTGCGCGAGCCGGGCCGCGAGGACGCCGAGACCATCGTCTCGGGCACGCGGGCCGCGGCCGTGGGCGGTTTCACGGCCGTGCACGCCATGGCCAACACGACCCCGGTCGCGGACACCGCGGGCGTCGTCGAGCAGGTGTGGCGCATCGGGCGTGACGCGGGCTGGGTCGACGTCCACCCGGTCGGCGCGGTCAGCGTCGGCCTCGAGGGCCACCAGCTCGCCGAGATCGGCGCCATGGCGGACTCGGCGGCGCGCGTGCGCGTCTTCTCCGACGACGGCAAGTGCGTGTGGGACCCCATCCTCATGCGCCGCGCCCTGGAGTACGTCAAGGCGTTCGACGGCGTCGTGGCCCAGCACGCGCAGGAGCCGCGCCTCACGGAGGGCGCCCAGATGAACGAGGGCGTCGTCTCGGCCGAGCTCGGCCTCGCGGGCTGGCCTGCGGTCGCGGAGGAGGCGATCATCGCGCGTGACGTGCTGCTCGCCGAGCACGTGGGCTCGCGCCTGCACGTGTGCCACCTGTCCACCGCGGGCTCGGTCGAGATCGTCCGGTGGGCCAAGGGCCGCGGGATCGACGTCACGGCGGAGGTCACGCCGCACCACCTGGTGCTGACCGACGAGCTCGCCCGGGACTACGACCCGACGTTCAAGGTCAACCCGCCGCTGCGCACCGCCGCGGACGTCGAGGCCGTGCGCCAGGGCCTGGCGGACGGCACGATCGACATCGTCGCGACCGACCACGCGCCGCACACGCGCGAGGACAAGGACTGCGAGTGGGCCGCGGCCGCGTTCGGGATGACCGGTCTGGAGACGGCGCTGAGCGTCGTGCAGCAGACCATGGTCGACTCGGGCCGCATGACCTGGGCGGACGTGGCACGCGTCCTGTCGGCCGCGCCCGCGCGCATCGGCCGCATCGACGAGGGCCCGACGGCGCAGGGTCGCCCGCTCGAGGTCGGCGAGCCCGCCAACGTGGTCCTCGTGGACCCGGCGGCACGCCGCGTCGTCGACGGCCGCTCGCAGGCCACGGCCAGCACCAACACGCCGTTCCACGGCTACGAGCTGCCGGGCCGCGTCGTGGCGACGTTCCTGCGCGGTCGCGCGACCGTCCTGGACGGCGCTCCTGTCGAGCAGGTCGCGGAGGTCCGCTCGTGA